A section of the Humulus lupulus chromosome 2, drHumLupu1.1, whole genome shotgun sequence genome encodes:
- the LOC133817051 gene encoding uncharacterized protein LOC133817051 has translation MVYKIKRAKVEVWSFFTSWCVVAYSLYRIRIPSFKELRRPRSKTLFLVTCYNNFTLALFIFLDQLPKQSTLRRLFRMRDWAAPLIAAALFAFLTPGSLFQMPGKEYPFQFMNMKTSVASMFVHTVIYGLFLILFLVVLDLHLYA, from the coding sequence ATGGTTTATAAAATAAAAAGGGCTAAAGTGGAAGTTTGGTCATTCTTCACATCATGGTGTGTAGTAGCTTATTCGCTTTATAGGATTCGTATTCCCTCTTTTAAGGAGTTGAGAAGACCTCGTTCTAAGACACTTTTTCTTGTAACATGTTATAATAACTTTACTTTGGCTCTTTTCATCTTCCTCGATCAACTTCCAAAGCAATCAACTTTGAGAAGATTATTTAGAATGAGAGATTGGGCTGCTCCACTCATCGCCGCCGCGCTCTTTGCATTTCTGACGCCGGGATCGCTCTTTCAGATGCCGGGGAAAGAGTACCCTTTCCAATTTATGAACATGAAGACTAGTGTGGCCTCCATGTTTGTTCATACCGTTATATATGGTTTGTTCCTTATTTTGTTTCTTGTTGTTCTTGACCTACACCTCTATGCATAA